In the genome of Grus americana isolate bGruAme1 chromosome 16, bGruAme1.mat, whole genome shotgun sequence, one region contains:
- the SDSL gene encoding serine dehydratase-like isoform X2, with amino-acid sequence MAAQPCGGEKPFHIISPVLESLPLSKAAGTKVYMKLENVQPTGSFKIRGIGHHCQEAAKEGCRHFVCSSGGNAGLAAAYVAKKLGLPITVVVPSTTGPATVRKLEELGAEVEVSGQVWDEANRRALELAETEGWVLIHPFDHPLVWQGHASLVQELKDSLETKPDAILLAVGGGGLLAGVVAGLRQVGWQDIPIIAAETWGAHSFHAALTAGRLVSLPDITSVAKCLGAKMVAARALECAQECQVISQVVEDSEAVRAVEQFLDDERMLVQPACGAALALLYTGRLQRLQREGRLRTPLASVVVVVCGGSGIQVAQLRALKSQLGLEQCPP; translated from the exons ATGGCAGCGCAGCCCTGCGGGGGCGAGAAGCCCTTCCACATCATCTCGCCCGTCCTGGAGAGCCTGCCCCTGTCCAAGGCGGCGGGCACCAAGGTCTACATGAAGCTGGAAAACGTCCAGCCCACGGGCTCCTTCAAGATCCGGGGCATTGGCCACCACTGCCAGGAG GCTGCCAAGGAGGGCTGCCGCCACTTCGTTTGCTCCTCAG GGGGGAACGCGGGTCTGGCGGCAGCGTATGTGGCcaagaagctggggctgccgaTCACCGTCGTGGTCCCCAGCACCACCGGCCCCGCCACCGTGCGcaagctggaggagctgggggcGGAGGTGGAGGTGTCCGGCCAG gtgtgGGATGAAGCCAACAGGAGAGCCCTGGAGCTGGCAGAGACCGAGGGCTGGGTCCTCATCCACCCCTTCGACCACCCCCTGGTGTG GCAGGGTCATGCAAGCCTGGTCCAGGAGCTGAAGGACTCACTGGAGACCAAACCAGACGCCATCCTGCTGGCGGTGGGTGGCGGGGGGCTGCTGGCGGGCGTCGTGGCCGGCCTGCGCCAGGTGGGCTGGCAGGACATCCCCATCATCGCCGCCGAGACCTGGGGAGCTCACAGCTTCCATGCGGCGCTGACGGCCGGCCGGCTCGTCTCCCTGCCGGACATCACCAG CGTGGCCAAGTGCCTGGGAGCCAAGATGGTGGCAGCGCGGGCGCTGGAGTGCGCCCAGGAGTGCCAGGTCATCTCCCAGGTGGTGGAGGACTCGGAGGCCGTGCGAGCCGTGGAGCAGTTCCTGG ACGACGAGAGGATGCTGGTGCAGCCGGCGTGCGGGGCCGCCCTGGCCCTGCTCTACACGGGGCGGCTGCAGCGGCTGCAGCGTGAGGGGCGGCTGCGGACCCCGCTCGCCtccgtggtggtggtggtgtgcgGGGGTAGCGGCATCCAGGTGGCCCAGCTGCGGGCCCTGAAGAGCCAGCTGGGGCTAGAGCAATGCCCACCCTGA
- the SDSL gene encoding serine dehydratase-like isoform X1: MAAQPCGGEKPFHIISPVLESLPLSKAAGTKVYMKLENVQPTGSFKIRGIGHHCQEAAKEGCRHFVCSSGGNAGLAAAYVAKKLGLPITVVVPSTTGPATVRKLEELGAEVEVSGQVWDEANRRALELAETEGWVLIHPFDHPLVWQGHASLVQELKDSLETKPDAILLAVGGGGLLAGVVAGLRQVGWQDIPIIAAETWGAHSFHAALTAGRLVSLPDITSVAKCLGAKMVAARALECAQECQVISQVVEDSEAVRAVEQFLGCWGDPGSAGAAQGAPPLSSLQTTRGCWCSRRAGPPWPCSTRGGCSGCSVRGGCGPRSPPWWWWCAGVAASRWPSCGP, encoded by the exons ATGGCAGCGCAGCCCTGCGGGGGCGAGAAGCCCTTCCACATCATCTCGCCCGTCCTGGAGAGCCTGCCCCTGTCCAAGGCGGCGGGCACCAAGGTCTACATGAAGCTGGAAAACGTCCAGCCCACGGGCTCCTTCAAGATCCGGGGCATTGGCCACCACTGCCAGGAG GCTGCCAAGGAGGGCTGCCGCCACTTCGTTTGCTCCTCAG GGGGGAACGCGGGTCTGGCGGCAGCGTATGTGGCcaagaagctggggctgccgaTCACCGTCGTGGTCCCCAGCACCACCGGCCCCGCCACCGTGCGcaagctggaggagctgggggcGGAGGTGGAGGTGTCCGGCCAG gtgtgGGATGAAGCCAACAGGAGAGCCCTGGAGCTGGCAGAGACCGAGGGCTGGGTCCTCATCCACCCCTTCGACCACCCCCTGGTGTG GCAGGGTCATGCAAGCCTGGTCCAGGAGCTGAAGGACTCACTGGAGACCAAACCAGACGCCATCCTGCTGGCGGTGGGTGGCGGGGGGCTGCTGGCGGGCGTCGTGGCCGGCCTGCGCCAGGTGGGCTGGCAGGACATCCCCATCATCGCCGCCGAGACCTGGGGAGCTCACAGCTTCCATGCGGCGCTGACGGCCGGCCGGCTCGTCTCCCTGCCGGACATCACCAG CGTGGCCAAGTGCCTGGGAGCCAAGATGGTGGCAGCGCGGGCGCTGGAGTGCGCCCAGGAGTGCCAGGTCATCTCCCAGGTGGTGGAGGACTCGGAGGCCGTGCGAGCCGTGGAGCAGTTCCTGG ggtgctggggggaccCTGGCTCCGCGGGGGCGGCTCAGGGCGCTCCCCCGCTCTCGTCCCTGCAGACGACGAGAGGATGCTGGTGCAGCCGGCGTGCGGGGCCGCCCTGGCCCTGCTCTACACGGGGCGGCTGCAGCGGCTGCAGCGTGAGGGGCGGCTGCGGACCCCGCTCGCCtccgtggtggtggtggtgtgcgGGGGTAGCGGCATCCAGGTGGCCCAGCTGCGGGCCCTGA